The nucleotide sequence CCAACGCCGTTTTTCCGGCAGCTGTAAGTATGACCTGTACCCCGCGGTCTGTGTCTGCTGGTTTTCTGCGGACGAGTCCGCGTTTTTCCATGCGGGTGAGGTGGTGGGATAGTCTGCTTTTGTCCCAGTCCATGGAGTCTGCAAGTTCCTGCTGGCGAAGCTCTCCATTGCTGAATAGATCGAGCCGGTCGAGGATGCCGAAGTCTCCTTCAGAGAGCCCGGTTTTGTCGGTGAGGTGTTTGACGACACGGCCGAAGATGGTCTTGTAGGACCCTTTCCACATATGCCATATATTCATTTCTTCTTGACTGATTAGATTCTTTTTCATAAGAACATCATATCATGGTTGACGTATCAACCTCAAGGCGCTACAATGTGTTTAGGTTGACGTGTCAACCTGATTAGGGATGGGGGATGCTAACTTGATGAAGTATGTAAAGCTTGGCCGGTCGGGATTGGATGTTTCGCAGCTGTGTCTTGGATGCATGGGCTTCGGGGTGCCTGAACGGGGAAATGCACCGTGGTCGCTGAAGGAAGAGGAGAGCCGGCCGATTATTGAAAAAGCACTGAATCTGGGAATCAATTTTTTCAGTACGGCGAATATGTATTCAGACGGATCGAGTGAGGAGATTCTTGGAAGGGCATTGAAGGATTTCGCGCGGCGTGATGAAGTGGTGGTGGCAACGAAGGTTTTCGTTGCGATGCGGAATGGGCCGAACGGAATGGGGCTCTCCCGAAAAGCGATCATGACCGAGAT is from Bacillus sp. FSL H8-0547 and encodes:
- a CDS encoding MarR family transcriptional regulator, with the translated sequence MKKNLISQEEMNIWHMWKGSYKTIFGRVVKHLTDKTGLSEGDFGILDRLDLFSNGELRQQELADSMDWDKSRLSHHLTRMEKRGLVRRKPADTDRGVQVILTAAGKTALDEARPVVSAAIKEHFLSVLTEEDVASIGRIGERVKED